The nucleotide sequence ATGCTTTGGAAACCGAGATAGCTCTTGCCTTCGCCAGTTCAGCGGAGGTGGCGCGCAGGCGCCGCGATAGCGTCAATGCGACGGAGCGGAAGAAGCGCGAGCCCACGTGGGGGAACGACTCGAAGAGAGAGATCAGGACCGCTGCGTCCAGGGCATCGGCGGTGAGTTCCACGTCGGCCACGACGGAGGCGCTGGCGGAGGTCTTTTCGATGAATGACATCTCTCCGCAGATGTCGCCCGGCCCCAGGGTCGCGATACGGATTACTTGGCCGCCGTTCCTCCGCTCGACGCGGGCGGTCCCCGTTTTCAAAATGTAGAGAGTATTGCCCACGAGACCTTCGTGGATTAGCCGCTGGTCCTTGGCGAAGCGGAGTTCGCGCGCCTTGTCGCGGATCAGCGCCCAGTCGTTGGGCGTGAGGAATTGCAAGCCGCTCTTCGCTGGTTCCAAGCCGGCCTCCGGGGGCGATCGTGCCGAGGGGCCGAAGGCGCGCGCAAAGGACAGGAACGGCCACCCAGGCCGTTCCAATGTAACCCAAATCTTGAGCCATCCTCGTGGCGCCGAAGGGTCGCGCACCTCGTGAGTTACCCGGGCGGAGCGCCGGCTAGGAGTGTGCCACGGCCTCCAGGGAAGCCTTGTTGCGGATGAGCAGGGTGGATCCGTTCAGCTGGATGTACTGTCTCTTCTTGAAGTCGGCGAAGAGCCGGGTGACCGTTTCGCGAGAGGTCCCGATCATCTGCGCGACCTCTTCGTGGGTGAGGGAGAGCTTGATGCGTCCGGGCTGGCGTGAGTCGCCATTGCTGAACGACCATTGCAGCAGCAGCTTGGCCAGTTTCTCCGCCGCCGAGTGTGATAGCCCGAGAGAGCGGATCTCGTGGCAGGCGGTGTTGTACATGTGGCTGAGCTGCTCGGCCACCCACAGGCAGATCTCGTTGTGCGACTGCATGAAGCGCAGGAACCCGTCGCGCTTTACGTACTCGACCTCGCACGGGCCGAGGGTCTCGGCGGTCATCTCGTACTGTCTTCCGGAGAGGGTGCCGGCCAGCCCCAGGACCTCGCCCGGTTCGGCGAGTCGGAGGATCAGCGTTTTGCCTTCGCTCGAGCAGATGGACAGCTTTATCTTGCCCTTGCGCAGGATGAAGACGCCGCGCGGCGCCTGTCCCTCGGCAAAGATCGCGGCGCCGTCGGGATATGTGATGGTGCAACTGATGGAATCGAATTCATTCCTGGCCTTAGGTGAGAGTTCGCAGAACATCAGGCTGGGACTCACCGGATTGCGTTGTTCAGAGCTGCACGCTGCTAGCACAGGCACCCCCCAAAACCAGCTTTAGTGCCATCCCCCAGGCTTGAGCCCTGCCCCTAGGGGATGACCTGCCGGTGTGTAGTGCATTCCGGGAGCCAAGGCGCCGGGAGCCAGGGTACTGCGCTCGGGAATTTTGTAACTTATTGATTTAATTAATGTTGCTCGATTTCTTGCCGTTGTGGCTGCTTCTGGCGGAGGGTGTTGCTCCGTTTCCCGATGGGGGAAAAAGCCGAGCCGGGCTTAGGCGCTTGGGTCATTACGCACAGTCAACGGTGACCCCTATCACTATCGAGTGTGATAACTTTCAGGTAAACCAGCCGCAGGACGTGCGGGGCGCTGGAGCAGCTTCCGGGCCTACGCTCTTCGGGAACCCGAGATCCTAGCCGTCAATGCCATGTTCCCGCCAAAATGGATGCGCACCAAGAAGGCCGCATGACGACTTCCGCCCACATGAGCACCGCTCGTGTGGGGCACCCCCATCATGGAGAGGTGTAACATTCTGGCGTTGTCTGGGCCACCCGCCACTCTGGAAATACCTGTTCCGCGGTCTGGAATCTGCCCGCCGAATACGGGTGAGACGCGATGATTGGATCAACAATCAGAATTGGTTGGCTATCAACGCTGCTGGGTTTGATTTCTCTTGCACTACCCGGAATCCCGCTAGCCTCTGCGGGTAGCTATGAATGGCCTCGAGTTGCTCCATTCAGAGCGAAATTCAACGTCCGCGATGTACGCCGGATGAAAGTCGATCTGGACCTGCACTCGGTGAACGGCTCTCCCCTTTACGGTCTCCGCTGTCGTTCCGGTGAGAGTCGTGACGCGGAGTTCGACTTCTCTGGGGATTTTCAGTGCTGGCTCAGGTCGTTGAACCCGGACGACGTTTACATCGATCTGTTTACGTACGAACCTCTTGGCAATCTAGGTATCGAAAGCAGAGCGCGATTCTTTTCGGAAGAACTGTTAGGTAGGTGCGCTAACTACCCTGAATACGGTCGGATCAGAACATTTCGGGTTCGCGGCATGGTGGTCAGGCTTGCGCTGAGCCATGTGAGATTCGTTCTTGGCCGTCGGTACGGAAGGGGGAAACCCATTACCCTCGTTCACAGCTTTGATCTCGAAGTCGGAGTTGTTCCAGACGGCAGCATTCTCTCCGCAATAGACGAAGACGTTCCTTTTGCGCCGCCACCGTTCAAGAAAGACAGTCTCGAAGAAGGCGGTACTGTCTCTCTCAATTGTGACAAAGTTCAGCACCGGCACATACCTGGAGTAAGCATCGCGGACAAGGTGAATAGCTATGGTCTCGGGCCGCCCTACCCGCGGGTTGCGCCTGCGGAGTTTTCTGTAGTACTTCCGAAGAAGGGCTTAAGGCCAGAGGATACTTCTGATTTTTCTCTTACCCTAAGAGATGACGCCGGCAACCCTGCATATGAGCTGGCTTGTTCTGTCTATACCATTCCATACGGAGGGGGGTTCACCATCATAAGGTCTGGCATCGATTGTAAGCTTTTCTCCACAACGAAATCGGTTGACCTATTGGAGGACAGCAGAGACCCATATAGCCGTATGCCGAGGGCGATCATCTTGCCAATGCAACTCTACGGCAAGTGTTCCGCTTATCCGGACTGGGGCGCGCGGCGCACATTTAGCCTGCGAGGTTTCAGGTTAATTATGGAGTTCAGAGACATCGTGTTCGCGGAGGGCGCCACCCCGGATGATTTTTGGCTCAAGCGCGGAATCAATCAGGTGACCATGATAGTCAGGATTGAAACTGTCCCCTCCGCAACGACACCTGTTGCCGCACCCTCGTATTATGCGGATTGGAGCTTCGTACCTGGGAAACAACTTTGCGAGCGGGTTCTGATTAACCCTGAGCTCTCCCATTTGCAATGAGGTGGGTGTAGGCACCCTAAGGAGCCTGGTAATCAGCGTGACCACCAACCACATCACCGACAGCAGCTTCTTCTACGACGCCAACGGCAACCTGACCCAGGAGGGCTCGGCCAGGTGCCCCACCCAACGCGGTTTTCGTTGGGTGGGTCTCTCCGCGTTTTTGCGGTGAGTATTTTCTCCCACCGCAACTCCCTGAAAACAAAGACACGCGCAAAATCTGGATTTGTATAGCTTTAAGCTATGTCAAGAACTTTATTTTCCGTCCCTGCAACTCACTGATCCTACAGGCCTAATCGCTCCGCCTCGCCGCGGAGCCGTTCCTTCGACCTGCTATTCTGGATGTAGTATGCTTCATTCTCGTGGGGCAGCTTTCCCCGCTCCAGATTCCCCCTTCTTTCGGCCTCCTAACTACCAGCTACTGACTACCAGCTACCTCTTGCTCCCCTTGATATCAACAGCTAACCCCTTTGTTTCAATTGATCCCCCGGAGGGGGTATACCCCATGAACGCCAACCGCATCGCCATCCAACGCGTCCGTGAAGACCTCCGTCGCATGGACCAGGTCCGCAAGGCGCCCCGCTGCCAGCACGTCAAGTCCAACGGCGTCCGCTGCGGCTCGCCCGCCCTGCTCAACCGCTCCTACTGCTACGCCCACAACAACATGCACCGCCCTTCGCCCGACCTCGACTGCCTTCCGCCCTTCGAGGACGCCAACGGCATCCAGTGCGCCCTCATGCAGGTCGCCGACGCCATCGTCCGTGACGCCATTGATTACAAGCACGCCGCTCTCCTCCTCTACGCCCTCCAGATCGCCTCTGCCAACCTCAAGCGCGTCTCCTTCGAGCCCATGCCCCACGACGTTGTCCTCGACGCCCCCGACGACGACGGCCAACCTAACAAGAGCAGTATCCCGCCCCAACGAGCGGAGATGTGACGTGCGTATCGCCCACACCATCGGCGACATCACCGAGCGCCTTGTTTACGCGCCCGGCAGCCGAGGATTAGCATCTCTAGCTATTGCGGTGGGGTTTCGATGGAGGAGGTGCTCATGCGATCGCACGTGATCCGCACTTGTGTATTGCTCGGCCTGTGTGTCGCTCTCGCGCTGGCGGCGGAGAGTGGCAAGGTGTCGATCAAAGAATGGGAGGTGCCGACGCCACACTCCCGCCCGCACGATCCCGCGCTCGCGCCCGACGGCTCGCTCTGGTACACCGGGCAGATGGCTAACAAGCTGGGGCGCCTCGATCCGAAGACAGGTGAGTTCAAGGAATACTCGCTGAAGACGCCCGATTCCGGCCCGCACGGTCTGGTGGCCGACCGCGACGGCAACATCTGGTTCACCGCTGCGTTCAAGGGTTACATCGGCAAGCTGGATCCCAAGACCGGCAAAGTGACCGAGTACCCGATGCCCGATCCGCGCGCCAAGGACCCGCACACTCCCGTCTTCGATCAGAGCGGCATTTTGTGGTTCACGGTCGAGGGTTCGAATTTTGTCGGGCAGTTGGATCCGCGCACCGGCGCCATCAAGCTGAAAGAGGTCCCGACACCCCATGCCGTGCCTTACGGCATCGTCGTCGCGAAGAACGGTACGCCGTACTTTTGCGAATTTGGCACCAATAAGCTGGCGAGCATCGATGCAAAGACGATGAGCATCACCGAGTACCCGCTGCCTGAAGGCGCGCGTCCACGGCGGCTGGCGCTGGCGTCCGACGGCGCCATCTACTACTCCGACTACGCGCGCGGCTACCTCGGCCACTTCGATCCAGCGACGAAGAAGGTGGAAGAGTGGCCGTCGCCCGGCGGCGCCGGATCGAAGCCCTACGGCATCGCTGTCACACCCGATGGCACGGTCTGGTATGCCGAAACTGGCCTACAGCCCAACACGCTGGTGCGCTTCGATCCCAAGACGAAGAATTTTTCGAAGACCGACGTGCCCTCGGGCGGTGGAGTGATTCGCAACATGGCCGCGACGCCGGACGGCAAGGTCTATCTGGCGTGCAGCGGGGTGAACAAAGTGGGGATCGCCGAAGTCGTGCAATGAGGAAGTTGCGTCTAGGTGTAGCCCGCGGAGGCCGCGCCGTAGATGGCTTTGCGGGCCTCGAGCTTCTGCTTGCGGCGCTCCAGCCGCCGCTGGATTCGGGCCAGCCGCGCGCGACCCTCAGGCAGCCGCATGATGACCTCTTCCACGGTGAGCAGGAAAAATGGCAGCTTGGGGCGCAGCTCCTTGAGAAAGGGCTGGAATTTGGAGAAGACGCAGTACATCTCTCCGGTGCAATCGAAGAAGAGCTGTTCGTGGAGGGCGCCGCGCAGCACGAAGGCGGCGGCCATCTCCCAGTAGGAGATCACCTGGCGCAGCCAGGTGTTTTCCCGCGAGGGATAGGCGCGGATCACGCGCAGCACGTCGTCGGCGGTCTCGGGCCAGAATTCCGCGGAGACGAAGTGGCGCGCCTTGCGCATTTCGTCGTCGCGCCGCAGGTCGTACAGATAGAGGATGACGTCGGCGTCGGCCTGCGTAGCCTTGGTGCCCGCGGCAGGGAAGATGCGCTTCCGCTTTCTGGTGCGGGTGCTCACGACCGCTCCCGAATCGTTGCGGTCATTTTCCCGTCCAGCACGCGGGGCGTTTCTGAAGGAACGCCGAAATCCCTTCCTGCGCGTCCATGGCCATGGAATTCATGCTCATGACCTCTTTGGCGTAGGCGTAGGCCTTGGGCTGGTCGAGATCGATCTGCGAGTAGTACGCCTGCTTGCCGATGGCGAGGGTCAAGGGGCTGGCCTCGGCGATGTGCGCGGCCAGCTTGCGCGTCTCCGCATGCAGTTGCGCCGCGGGGACGACGCTGTTCACCAGTCCCCACTCGGCTGCGGTGGCGGAACTGATGGGTTCGCCGGTCATCAGCATCTGGAGCGCGCGCTTGCGGCCGACGGCGCGGCTGAGCGCGACCATGGGCGTCGTGCAGAACAGGCCGATGCGCACGCCCGGCGTCGCGAACGAGGCCTCCTCGGCGGCGACGGCCAGATCGCAGGTCGCCACCAGCTGGCAGCCCGCGGCGGTGGCCATGCCCTGCACCTCGGCGACGACCGGCTGGGGGATGGACTGGAGGAGCGTCATCAACTGCGTGCACACGTCGAAGGTGCGCCGGTACTCGTTGATGTCCTTGCCCACCATCTCGCTCAGGTCATGCCCGGAGGAAAACACTTTGCCGGCTGCCGCCAGTACGACGGCCCGGACCCGCTTGTCCTTGCCGATCTGCTCCAGGCAGTCGATCAACTCGAGCATGAGCTGGAGCGAGAGGGCGTTGCGCCGGTTGGGCCGGTTCAAGGTGACGGTCGCGATGGGGCCGTCGGATTCGCACAGAACGGTTTCGTATGCCATAGGTCAGTGTCCGCTGTAGAGCGAGAAGTATGCGTCCTCGCCGATCCACTCGGCGATGTGGCCGCGGATCTCGGCGATGAACTTGAGGTCGGCATCGAATTCGTGGGCCACGACGCGCTGGTCCTGGCCATCGTAGTAGCGGACCACGAAGTGGTCCCCGGTCGCCTGCACGTCGATGGGCTTGCTGTCGTCGAAGTTCAGGCCCATGGTGACCAGCAGGTCCCAGATGTCCCACTCGCGGCCACGGATGACCACGCTCTGATTGCTGGTCCTGCTGATGGAGCCGAAGCGGCTCTCGATCAGCGCACGTCCCCGCAGCTCGTCCATGACTTCGACCACCTTGCCTCAGAAATCGTCGCCCGGCACCAAGGGACAGCGGAACGACACCGGACGCATGGAATCGAAGTATGCATCCTCCCCGATCCACTCGGCGACGTGGGCGCGGGTTTCGCCCAGGAAGCGGAAGTCGTCGTCGAATTCGTGCGCCACGATCCGCTGGTCCTGCCCGTCGTAGTAACGCACCGCGTAATGGCCGGCGGCCAGTCGCACTGCGTCAATCATCTTGGTGTCTTCCAGCGCCAGGTCCAGGCGGAAGAACAGCGCGTCCAGGTCGTAGTCAGCGCCGTTGATCTCGAGCTGTTTCAGGCCCTTCCCCAGCGGCCCGAATCGGGCCTCCATCAGCGCCCGTCCGTGCAGTTCCGCCATGGCGCTTCACCCCTCAGCGACCCTCGGCCGTTTGAAGATGAGGTGGATGCCGATGGTGCCATAGGCGAGTCCGTCCTTGTTGGGGGCAATGAGGGGAGCCGAGCTCACCAGTTCCCAGCAGTCCTTGCCGGCATCGTTGATCCACTCTTCCAGGCCGCTCACCATCCCCTGCTCGCTATCGTCGAAGACGACCATGCGATCGAAGTATTCCCACTGCGTGCGCTTGCTTGTGCCGTTGCTGCCCATCTCGTTCTCCTTCGTTTCCTCGACTGCTCACACGCGGGCGACGGCATGGCGGGAGGCCATCCAGCGCGCCGTGACCTCCATCACCTCGTAATTGAACTTCAGCTCGCCGTGGTTGAACCAGCGCGGCAGGTAGCGGATGAGCCCGTTGTCGTGCTGCACGTCGGGCCGCAAATCCTTGGTGATGTAAAGCAGTTCTGCGCCGGCGAGACTGGCTTTCAGGCCGGCCGCCCCCTCCATGATGGCGGGAATGTCGCGTTGAGCATACATCAGCAGGCATGGCTTGTCGTGCGGCTGCACCGGACCCAGCTTTTCCAGCAGTTCGATGACGTAGCCGGAATACGGCTCGCGGATCGCCGGGCTGGGGAAGTTCTCGAACATCCACTTGCCCTGCGGGGACACCTCCTGCACCACCGCTGCGGAGATGGCGACCATGTAGTCGGCGGAGGACATCAGAGCCAGGCGCCCGCCCAGACTGATGCCGACGGCGCCCACTCGGCCGTAGCGCCGCATGTAGGCGATCGCGGCCTCGACTTCGTCGCGCATCCCCACGCCGATCTCGGTGCGGTTTGCGCCGTGGCCACACGGGTCGATGGAGACGCACGCCACCTGCTGTTCCGCCAATAAGGCGGCAATGCCCAGCATGTGTTCCTTGGTGGAGCCGTAGGGCGGGACCAGCACCGCGCCGCTCTGGGCGGTCTTCGGCGCCATCAGGAATGCAGGGATGGGATGGCCGTCGGGCGCTTTCAGGTCCTCGATGCGCTGGAACTCCATGTCTCCTCCCTTGGGTCTGTCACTTGCTTCCGACTGCGTTCTTGATCTGAGCTTCCAGCGCCGCCAGCTTCTGCTTGAGGGCCTTGTCGCGCTCCCAGCGCGCGCTCACATCCTGGATGATGGCGGCGGCGCCCAGCACCTGGCCCGCGTCGTCACGCAGCAGGACGATGTTGAACTCGATGGAGATGCGGCGGCCGTCCTTGGTGAGCGCGGGGACAGCGAGAGGTTCGTGGCCGTACTTGGTCACACCGCTCTTCATCACCGCCTCCCAGCCCTCCCAGTGGCGGGAGCGATGCTTCTCCGGGATGATCATGTCCATCGACTGGCCGACCGTTTCTGTGGCGGTCCAGCCGAACATGTGCTCGCAGCCGCGGTTCCACAGGCGTACACGGCCATCGCGGCCGGCGTACAGGATGCCCGCCTCACACTCGTCGACGATGCGCTGGCAGAGCGACTCGCGCTGGAGTTCCACATCCCCACCTATCGAGCCGGCCCGCCCGCTCTGCCGCACAAGTCGGCGGAGGCGGACCCGATGCGGCGGGCGGGCGGGCTAGCACTCGGTCAGCGCCAGGTTCGGCGCCGATTGACCCGGATCAGACCGCTGTCTTGGCGACAGCGACCTCCGAATCCTTCTGCCGCAGGACCCGGCGCAGCAGTTTGCCGGTCGGGGTCCGTGGCAATTCGTTGACGATCACGACCTCGCGCGGAAGCTTGTAGGTCGCGATCTTGCCGCGGCACCACTCGATGAGTTCCTCGGGCTTGACCGACGTCCCCGGCTTGAGCACGACGAAGGCCTTGGCGATCTGCCCGCGGACTTCGTCGGGCACGCCGATGATGCCGACGTCCTGCACCGCCGGATGTTCCGCCAGGGTCACCTCGATCTCCTCGGGCCCGATGCGGTATCCGGAGCTCTTGATGATGTCGTCTTCCCGCGACACGAACCAGAAATAGCCTTCGGCGTCCTGGGAAACGAAGTCACCGGCCCGGTTCCAGCCGTCCTTGGTCACCACGTGGCGTTGTTTGTCCACGTCGCGCCAATAAATCGTTCCCGTCGGGCCACGCGCCACGAAGTGGCCGATGGTGCCTGCCGGCACGTCCGCGCCTTCCTCGTTGACCACCTTGAGCTCGTACCCCGGCACCGCTTGCCCGAAGGAGCCGGCCTTGGCCTTCTCACTGACCACGTTGGAAGCGAACACGTACATCATCTCGGTCGTTCCCAGACCTTCGAAGATGTCGATGCCGAACTTGTCCTTCCACGCCTGATAGGTGGGAGCCGTCAGGCTTTCACCGCCGCCGGTGCACAGGCGCAGGCTGCTCAGGTCGTACTTCTTCTGAGCGTCCGGCAACTGGAGCATCTTGCGGTAGGCAGTCGGAGCCAAGGTCAGGATCGATACCTTGTGCTTCTGGATGGTTTCGAACATCTTCACCGGATCGAACTTCGCGATCAGGGAAGCCGCCGCGCCGAAGCGGAACGGGATGGTCGCGTAGCTGGAGTAGCCGGCGCCGAACGCCAGGGGCGCCGAGCCACCGACCACGTCGTTCTCCTTCACCTTCCAGCCGTACTTGCCGAAGGCGTCGGGGATGATCAGCAACTCCTCCACCAGGTGGACGGTGCCTTTCGGGCGTCCGGTGGTGCCGGAGGTGTAGAGCAGGATGCCGACGTCTTCCCGGCGCCGGCGCACGGGGTCCAGCTCGGGCGAGCCCGACTGGAGGAGTTCTCCGTACGGGATGAAGCCCTTGGCCTTGACCTCGGCGGCGTCGCCGCCGACGACGATGATGTTCTTCACCGTCTGGAAGTTCTCCCGCGCCGCCTCCACCTCGCCCAGCAGGGCGAAGCTGACGACCAGGGCCACCGCTTCCGCGTCGTTGGCCACGTGCGCGATCTCGGAGCGTGAGAACAGGGGTGAGGTCGGCGTGCATACGCCGCCCAGCTTTAGGATGCCGAAGTTCGTCACCAGGGCCGGGGGAATGTTGGGGGTGCGCAGGATGACCCTGTCGCCCTCCTCCACTCCCAGGCCGCGGAGCGCGTTGCCAAATTTGTTCGCCTGCGTCAGCACTTGCGCGTAGGTGAACTTCTGGTCTTCGAACAGGATGGCCGTCCGGTCACCGCGACCGGAGGTCACGGCCTTCTCGAGCAATTCTTCGGTGGGGTTGAAGCGCTCGGGATAAGCCGCGAACTCCGGCAGCGTGTAGACACGACTCGGCCACAGATCGCGAGGGGGTAGATGATCTGCCATATAAGAAGCCTCGCTACCTTGACGCGCCTACGGGACGGGTCTTCTCCGCCTCGGCGATCGCGTCTTCCAGCGCCTGCTCCACGCGGATGAGGCCGCGTTTCGCATCGTTGCGCGGGAACGCCATCACCGGGTACCGGTCGCCCTCGAAGACGAGAAGCGCCGGCACCGTGGTGCCGAAGTCCTCGCACAGAGCGCCCTTGAACCCAAACACCGGCCGCACGCTGGCATCCGGGCCGCTCACCGACTTGTGATAAGTCGGGAAGCGGTCCTTCACGCTGGCCACGTCGATGGCCTTCGCGTCCACGCCGGCGCCTTGCAACGTTTTGATCAGTGCCAGGGCCTTGTTGTTGTCACAGGGGAAGGTCTCGCCGGGCTTCTGCGCAGAAGAGTAGTAGAACTCCACGCGCTTGGGCCCCGCGGCCACGGCCGCCGCCGCGGTCGCAGCGACCGCGATTGGCGGCGCGTAGACCTTTCCGCTGTCTTCGAACATGTCGCACTTGGTCCAGCCCTCGTGCGTGATGTTCAGCGTGAACGGCCACTCCCGCTTCGTGCATTTGCCCAGGTACGCCTTCTGGATGTTGGGATCGAGCGCCGGGCGAAGTCCCTTGCACCGAACGCACAGGTTATCGTTTGCCATATCGCCTCCTTATTTCGCTCCGGCAATCATGAACTTCGCCACACTACCGACCAGATCTTCCTTCTTGAGAGGATGTCCGCTGATGACATTGCCGCGGATATTCTTCGAGAGGGGAATCGGCCGGCAGACGGAATCGGGGCGAGCCCGAGGCGCAGGACGGGTAAGTCCCGGCCCCGAGATCCCGGTGTAGTCCTGCTTCTCGGCGAAGCCGGGGAGCAGGTCAGGTGTGCCCTGGGCCTCTGTCGGTCCCGAAACACAGGCGCCACCCGAGGTCTCGATGCGCCAGATCTTGTTACAGGTGGCGCATTTCGTCGTCCCTTTGAAATTCCAGAAGGGATACGGATCGAGAAAGTTTTTCGTTTTGCAGCTTGGACAAATCAGCAGCATATGAGTCTCCCTCTAGATGGTTTCCTGTTCTGCGAGCCGGTTCAGCTCGTCCGGACTCAGGCCGGCGAGCTTGCCCAGCACG is from Terriglobia bacterium and encodes:
- a CDS encoding cyclic nucleotide-binding domain-containing protein: MEPAKSGLQFLTPNDWALIRDKARELRFAKDQRLIHEGLVGNTLYILKTGTARVERRNGGQVIRIATLGPGDICGEMSFIEKTSASASVVADVELTADALDAAVLISLFESFPHVGSRFFRSVALTLSRRLRATSAELAKARAISVSKA
- a CDS encoding Crp/Fnr family transcriptional regulator; this translates as MFCELSPKARNEFDSISCTITYPDGAAIFAEGQAPRGVFILRKGKIKLSICSSEGKTLILRLAEPGEVLGLAGTLSGRQYEMTAETLGPCEVEYVKRDGFLRFMQSHNEICLWVAEQLSHMYNTACHEIRSLGLSHSAAEKLAKLLLQWSFSNGDSRQPGRIKLSLTHEEVAQMIGTSRETVTRLFADFKKRQYIQLNGSTLLIRNKASLEAVAHS
- a CDS encoding lyase — protein: MRSHVIRTCVLLGLCVALALAAESGKVSIKEWEVPTPHSRPHDPALAPDGSLWYTGQMANKLGRLDPKTGEFKEYSLKTPDSGPHGLVADRDGNIWFTAAFKGYIGKLDPKTGKVTEYPMPDPRAKDPHTPVFDQSGILWFTVEGSNFVGQLDPRTGAIKLKEVPTPHAVPYGIVVAKNGTPYFCEFGTNKLASIDAKTMSITEYPLPEGARPRRLALASDGAIYYSDYARGYLGHFDPATKKVEEWPSPGGAGSKPYGIAVTPDGTVWYAETGLQPNTLVRFDPKTKNFSKTDVPSGGGVIRNMAATPDGKVYLACSGVNKVGIAEVVQ
- a CDS encoding enoyl-CoA hydratase, which translates into the protein MAYETVLCESDGPIATVTLNRPNRRNALSLQLMLELIDCLEQIGKDKRVRAVVLAAAGKVFSSGHDLSEMVGKDINEYRRTFDVCTQLMTLLQSIPQPVVAEVQGMATAAGCQLVATCDLAVAAEEASFATPGVRIGLFCTTPMVALSRAVGRKRALQMLMTGEPISSATAAEWGLVNSVVPAAQLHAETRKLAAHIAEASPLTLAIGKQAYYSQIDLDQPKAYAYAKEVMSMNSMAMDAQEGISAFLQKRPACWTGK
- a CDS encoding DUF4177 domain-containing protein, translated to MGSNGTSKRTQWEYFDRMVVFDDSEQGMVSGLEEWINDAGKDCWELVSSAPLIAPNKDGLAYGTIGIHLIFKRPRVAEG
- a CDS encoding PAS domain S-box protein, producing the protein MELQRESLCQRIVDECEAGILYAGRDGRVRLWNRGCEHMFGWTATETVGQSMDMIIPEKHRSRHWEGWEAVMKSGVTKYGHEPLAVPALTKDGRRISIEFNIVLLRDDAGQVLGAAAIIQDVSARWERDKALKQKLAALEAQIKNAVGSK
- a CDS encoding acyl-CoA synthetase; amino-acid sequence: MADHLPPRDLWPSRVYTLPEFAAYPERFNPTEELLEKAVTSGRGDRTAILFEDQKFTYAQVLTQANKFGNALRGLGVEEGDRVILRTPNIPPALVTNFGILKLGGVCTPTSPLFSRSEIAHVANDAEAVALVVSFALLGEVEAARENFQTVKNIIVVGGDAAEVKAKGFIPYGELLQSGSPELDPVRRRREDVGILLYTSGTTGRPKGTVHLVEELLIIPDAFGKYGWKVKENDVVGGSAPLAFGAGYSSYATIPFRFGAAASLIAKFDPVKMFETIQKHKVSILTLAPTAYRKMLQLPDAQKKYDLSSLRLCTGGGESLTAPTYQAWKDKFGIDIFEGLGTTEMMYVFASNVVSEKAKAGSFGQAVPGYELKVVNEEGADVPAGTIGHFVARGPTGTIYWRDVDKQRHVVTKDGWNRAGDFVSQDAEGYFWFVSREDDIIKSSGYRIGPEEIEVTLAEHPAVQDVGIIGVPDEVRGQIAKAFVVLKPGTSVKPEELIEWCRGKIATYKLPREVVIVNELPRTPTGKLLRRVLRQKDSEVAVAKTAV